The following coding sequences lie in one Tichowtungia aerotolerans genomic window:
- a CDS encoding primase-helicase family protein, giving the protein MTNSSQRKAIAVANDPNPLDHPLFSGFRQEMVQFSPELVKHIYFDHQRNRYLYGASDGSYIALPLSDVKRRLKKLGISNARDPLTELSLIDDCLLFVQDNQSIQFAGPLAGYPCGMVEQCGNRILVTSEAKPFDIVEGEYAVLLEFLDGLLGHNADQLETFLLWWKGIIWEREKPRQALVIGGEPGSGKSLLQKIVSYTLGGRSAKPYRYLTGRTEFNSELFGAEHLIIDDESASTDHRSRESLGNEIKQIAVGSEHRLHAKGRDAIMLSPFWVLSFSLNDEEENLQVLPRMEKSLEDKIILLQARKSPLPMPTNTAEERSQFWKRLCSDASGLLYVLKDMDVPADKRSERYVVKAFHHPELLRALRNTSKETELLELIETHIRLPFRGSAASLDGMLRTAAPQQTSQLFSFPSACAALLGRLQKIHPERVESVRSKSNREWCIAPEKEQGG; this is encoded by the coding sequence ATGACTAACAGCTCCCAACGAAAGGCAATAGCTGTAGCTAATGACCCGAACCCGCTGGATCATCCATTGTTCAGCGGGTTTCGGCAAGAGATGGTCCAGTTCAGCCCTGAGCTTGTGAAACATATCTATTTTGACCACCAGCGGAACCGGTATCTGTATGGGGCGAGCGATGGAAGCTATATTGCCCTCCCGTTGTCTGACGTAAAGAGGCGACTGAAAAAGCTAGGTATTTCCAATGCCCGCGACCCGCTTACAGAGCTAAGCCTTATTGACGATTGTTTGCTGTTCGTTCAGGACAATCAGAGCATTCAATTTGCAGGGCCGCTTGCCGGGTATCCTTGCGGGATGGTAGAGCAGTGCGGGAATCGAATTCTGGTTACATCAGAGGCAAAGCCCTTTGATATAGTGGAGGGAGAGTATGCCGTCCTGCTTGAATTTTTAGACGGACTGCTTGGGCACAACGCCGATCAGTTGGAAACTTTTTTGCTATGGTGGAAAGGGATAATCTGGGAGCGTGAGAAACCCAGACAGGCCCTTGTTATCGGCGGAGAGCCCGGGAGCGGCAAATCCTTGCTTCAGAAAATAGTCAGCTACACGTTAGGCGGACGCTCTGCAAAGCCCTATCGCTATCTGACAGGGCGCACAGAATTTAATTCGGAACTGTTCGGAGCGGAGCACCTGATTATTGACGATGAAAGTGCAAGCACTGATCACCGAAGCCGGGAGAGCCTAGGAAATGAGATAAAGCAAATTGCTGTAGGCTCCGAACACCGCCTGCATGCGAAAGGCAGGGATGCAATCATGCTTTCCCCGTTCTGGGTTTTGAGTTTCAGCCTGAACGATGAGGAAGAAAATTTGCAGGTTCTTCCCCGGATGGAAAAGAGCCTTGAGGATAAAATTATCCTGTTGCAAGCACGGAAATCTCCGCTACCAATGCCAACCAATACGGCAGAGGAGCGGTCGCAATTCTGGAAGCGGCTATGCAGTGATGCAAGCGGACTTCTGTACGTGCTCAAAGATATGGACGTGCCCGCCGACAAACGATCTGAACGGTATGTAGTAAAGGCCTTTCATCATCCCGAGCTTTTGCGGGCACTCCGCAATACCTCCAAGGAAACAGAGCTGCTTGAGCTGATAGAGACGCATATTCGGCTTCCGTTCCGGGGTTCGGCGGCATCGTTAGACGGAATGCTTAGGACGGCAGCACCGCAACAGACAAGCCAGTTGTTCAGCTTCCCCAGTGCGTGCGCGGCCCTGCTTGGAAGGCTTCAGAAAATACACCCTGAACGGGTTGAGAGCGTAAGAAGCAAATCTAACAGGGAATGGTGTATCGCACCGGAAAAAGAACAAGGGGGCTAG
- a CDS encoding helix-turn-helix transcriptional regulator, which produces MAISNKTKPRALKAGAASEYLGISRRYLHDLTKQGRIPYSKIGPRCLVYDIADLDLFLEECKIGGAA; this is translated from the coding sequence ATGGCGATAAGCAACAAAACAAAACCACGCGCCCTTAAGGCGGGGGCGGCTAGTGAATATCTGGGAATTTCCCGGCGCTATTTACACGACCTCACCAAACAAGGGCGAATTCCTTATTCTAAAATAGGGCCTCGCTGTCTTGTTTATGACATTGCCGACCTCGACCTCTTCTTAGAAGAGTGCAAGATTGGGGGTGCGGCATGA
- a CDS encoding site-specific integrase: MKKATDATFKEDKFEIHHGFRIRLIETTAGKRYQVDLGRKSGKHVRKTCKTKDAAIGWAQKKSIEAGNKGIAALRFSDEQKTDAVEALFLLKEYGVNLRAAAKFYIKHHQKVDSSNGFGPLVEQYIQKKERDMKRGDLRPRSFSEIKKWLKPCKEAFEHMAVDAVEPKDIDVFLDEQGIQGTSRANLKRYLGGFYNWAMREGKATANPVKRTRQTVMESHTPGIYTPKEVKAIFKQAEELHPDLVPYLALAFFAGVRPEEITRLGWKDVDLNLGEIHIRADQSKTRSARIVTMPENLKAWLLKYRKKDGKIFPYSATTLKRWRVKVYQKAEAPSIQDGARHTFATFCFALEGLDETLHRLGHTDSKMLQRHYKGLAKNRKAQAQSYFQIKPATAGKVVQIKKSKAA, translated from the coding sequence ATGAAAAAGGCAACGGATGCGACATTCAAAGAGGACAAATTCGAGATTCACCACGGCTTTCGAATTCGGCTAATTGAGACAACGGCAGGGAAGCGGTATCAGGTAGACCTTGGGCGCAAATCCGGCAAGCATGTTCGGAAGACCTGCAAAACAAAAGATGCTGCCATTGGCTGGGCGCAAAAGAAGAGCATTGAGGCCGGGAACAAGGGGATTGCTGCCCTGCGGTTCAGCGATGAACAAAAAACGGATGCAGTTGAAGCCCTGTTTTTGCTGAAAGAATACGGGGTAAACCTGAGAGCTGCTGCTAAGTTCTACATAAAACACCATCAAAAAGTTGATAGCTCGAACGGTTTCGGCCCTTTAGTAGAGCAGTATATCCAGAAAAAAGAACGTGACATGAAGCGCGGCGATTTGCGCCCCCGCTCGTTCAGCGAAATTAAAAAATGGCTAAAACCCTGCAAGGAAGCGTTCGAACATATGGCGGTTGATGCCGTAGAACCGAAGGACATTGACGTTTTTTTAGATGAACAAGGGATTCAGGGAACGAGCCGTGCAAATCTAAAACGCTATCTGGGTGGGTTCTACAATTGGGCAATGCGGGAGGGCAAAGCGACCGCCAATCCCGTTAAACGCACCCGCCAAACAGTGATGGAATCGCACACCCCCGGCATTTATACACCCAAAGAGGTAAAAGCCATTTTCAAACAGGCAGAGGAACTGCACCCCGACCTTGTGCCATACCTTGCTCTTGCTTTTTTCGCCGGGGTGCGCCCCGAAGAAATCACCCGTCTAGGCTGGAAGGATGTTGATTTGAATCTCGGGGAAATTCACATTCGGGCCGATCAATCCAAAACCCGCTCGGCCCGTATTGTCACCATGCCGGAGAATCTGAAAGCATGGCTTTTGAAATACCGCAAAAAAGACGGGAAGATTTTCCCGTACTCCGCGACTACTCTCAAGCGGTGGCGCGTAAAGGTCTACCAAAAGGCCGAAGCTCCATCTATTCAGGACGGGGCGCGACACACCTTTGCAACCTTTTGCTTTGCGCTGGAAGGGTTGGATGAAACCCTGCACCGCCTAGGGCACACAGATTCTAAAATGCTCCAGCGGCACTACAAAGGCCTTGCGAAAAACCGCAAAGCACAGGCGCAATCGTATTTCCAAATCAAACCCGCAACAGCGGGGAAGGTGGTGCAAATAAAAAAGTCGAAGGCGGCATGA
- a CDS encoding CYTH domain-containing protein: MKMSRTILGILFGCAVICAGADGMRIWRTQSGERIEGRFVRVLLGKVQIETSAGEKEYIPLGELSEWDKKHLSSIFIPKVNIKFSDSSRAKFRSKNALADDIIRIVTGTVVVEAKDNIESDTLRMEVYLIGEEVADDGYRLLRKASKPLSFNEENDYTCQMSLETESRRYMEYNYQLRGCLYAGYVVIIFDRQDHPVEFKTDLSWITEDRLDALRGFEEEDFFSDQLKSRPIPRPKYSNARVGVQ, translated from the coding sequence ATGAAAATGAGCCGAACCATTTTAGGAATACTGTTTGGCTGCGCAGTGATCTGTGCAGGTGCCGACGGTATGCGCATCTGGCGCACGCAGTCCGGTGAGAGGATTGAAGGCCGATTCGTACGGGTACTTCTTGGTAAGGTGCAGATCGAAACCTCTGCCGGAGAAAAAGAGTATATTCCGCTCGGAGAGCTGTCTGAATGGGACAAGAAGCACCTGTCCTCCATTTTTATTCCTAAGGTGAACATCAAGTTCTCCGATTCCTCGCGTGCCAAATTCAGGAGCAAAAATGCGTTGGCGGATGATATCATCCGAATTGTAACCGGGACCGTTGTGGTGGAGGCGAAAGATAACATTGAAAGCGACACGCTGCGCATGGAGGTGTATCTGATCGGTGAAGAAGTCGCCGACGATGGCTACAGGTTATTGCGCAAAGCCTCGAAGCCTTTGAGTTTTAATGAAGAGAACGATTATACCTGTCAGATGTCGCTGGAGACCGAATCCCGACGGTATATGGAATACAACTATCAGTTGCGCGGCTGTCTGTATGCCGGATATGTTGTGATTATATTCGATCGGCAGGATCATCCGGTTGAGTTCAAAACCGACCTCAGCTGGATTACAGAAGACCGGCTGGATGCCTTGCGAGGCTTTGAGGAGGAGGACTTTTTCAGCGATCAGCTCAAATCCCGCCCCATCCCTCGACCGAAATACTCCAACGCCCGCGTTGGGGTTCAGTAA
- the putP gene encoding sodium/proline symporter PutP → MEHLGILITFAAYLLFMLAVGTHFYKRNESLSDYLIGDRQLNKWVTSMSAQASDMSGWLLLGLPGYAYLQGMEAFWIAFGLAAGTYLNWKFVARRLRCYTEAAGNAITLPDYFANRFEDHNRLLRVLSALFILVFFLIYTASGFVAGAKLFESVFGLPYQSALLIGAVVIISYTALGGFMAVSWTDFFQGIIMFFAIITVPMLGIHAAGGFAESSNAWKNVSPGFLSIFTDGAGTQLRATAILSLAAWGIGYFGQPHILTRFMAIRSPSEIKPARHIAMTWVLVSLFCALLVGFVGRAILPELLSKTDSEKVFMILVNQLTHPLIGGILLAAALAAIMSTADSQLLVTSSALTEDLYRVIIRPKASDRELVWVSRGTVIGVAALACAIALEPDSSVLGLVSYAWAGFGATFGPLVLMSLYWKRMTRNGAVAGIIGGGLTVLIWKQLGTGLYEIVPGFIASILLIILFSKLDEPPDQKILTRFDDVIKSQH, encoded by the coding sequence ATGGAACACCTCGGCATACTCATCACCTTCGCGGCTTATCTGCTCTTCATGCTCGCCGTGGGAACCCACTTCTACAAACGCAACGAATCCCTTTCGGACTACCTGATTGGTGACCGCCAGCTTAACAAATGGGTCACCTCCATGAGCGCACAGGCCTCTGACATGAGCGGCTGGCTGCTGCTCGGGCTTCCCGGCTATGCCTACCTTCAGGGCATGGAAGCATTCTGGATTGCCTTCGGTCTCGCTGCCGGCACCTACCTGAACTGGAAATTTGTTGCGCGGCGGCTGAGGTGCTACACCGAAGCCGCCGGAAACGCCATCACTCTGCCGGATTATTTCGCCAACCGTTTTGAAGACCACAACCGGCTTCTGCGCGTTTTATCCGCCCTCTTTATCCTCGTCTTCTTCCTGATCTATACCGCCTCCGGATTCGTCGCCGGCGCCAAGCTCTTCGAGTCGGTCTTCGGGCTGCCTTACCAAAGCGCACTGCTCATCGGCGCCGTCGTTATCATCTCCTACACCGCACTCGGCGGTTTCATGGCCGTCAGCTGGACCGACTTCTTTCAGGGCATCATCATGTTCTTTGCCATCATCACCGTTCCAATGCTTGGAATCCATGCGGCAGGGGGATTCGCGGAGTCTTCCAATGCCTGGAAAAATGTCAGCCCCGGTTTTCTCAGCATTTTCACGGATGGAGCGGGAACTCAACTTCGAGCCACAGCGATCCTCTCTCTGGCAGCATGGGGAATCGGATATTTCGGACAGCCGCACATCCTCACCCGCTTCATGGCAATCCGGTCTCCCTCTGAAATCAAACCGGCCCGGCACATTGCCATGACATGGGTCCTCGTCAGTCTCTTCTGCGCCCTACTGGTTGGATTCGTCGGACGCGCGATTCTGCCGGAACTTCTTTCCAAAACGGATTCAGAAAAGGTCTTCATGATTCTCGTCAATCAGCTCACACATCCGCTCATCGGCGGCATTCTGCTCGCCGCAGCTCTCGCGGCCATCATGAGCACTGCCGACTCGCAGCTGCTGGTCACCTCCTCCGCGCTCACCGAAGACCTCTATCGCGTCATCATTCGACCCAAGGCCTCCGATCGCGAACTCGTCTGGGTCAGTCGCGGCACCGTTATCGGCGTTGCCGCGCTCGCCTGCGCCATTGCGTTGGAACCCGACAGCTCCGTACTCGGCCTGGTCTCCTATGCGTGGGCCGGATTCGGCGCCACGTTCGGCCCGCTCGTCCTCATGTCGCTCTACTGGAAGCGAATGACCCGCAACGGCGCTGTTGCAGGCATCATCGGCGGCGGACTCACCGTACTCATCTGGAAACAGCTCGGCACCGGACTCTACGAAATCGTCCCCGGGTTCATCGCCTCTATTCTGCTCATCATCCTTTTCAGCAAACTCGACGAACCACCCGATCAGAAAATCCTAACCCGTTTTGATGATGTGATAAAATCACAACACTAA
- a CDS encoding acylphosphatase: MNHRMTVRYEGRVQGVGFRFTCVKLAQGFEVTGWVKNEFDGSVTLVAEGEEDQLTGLLQAIRNSLLDRYITNELIRRSSATDEFETFGVRY, encoded by the coding sequence ATGAATCATCGAATGACAGTCCGTTACGAAGGCCGCGTACAGGGCGTCGGATTCCGATTTACCTGTGTGAAACTGGCGCAGGGTTTTGAAGTAACCGGCTGGGTAAAAAACGAGTTTGACGGCAGCGTAACGCTGGTTGCCGAAGGGGAAGAAGACCAGTTGACGGGACTGCTTCAGGCAATCCGGAATTCACTTCTGGATCGGTATATCACCAACGAGCTGATTCGCCGCTCGTCAGCAACCGACGAATTCGAAACCTTCGGCGTGCGCTATTGA
- a CDS encoding N-acyl-D-amino-acid deacylase family protein, with product MNFDLLIRNGSVLDGTGAEAVQADIGIRGEKIVEIGNLAGAEATTIIDATGQTVCPGFIDVHSHSDAYLLIDPRASSKVFQGITTEVCGNCGASVAPQLGDAKLPSDWQDKPFPGTWSTVAEYRKLFEQVTPAVNEALLIGHNTLHRGVCGYDPRGAAPDELKAMSRALEQALDEGGFGMSTGLIYPPASAVPREEVVTLSKVCAVKNKIYTSHMRSEGKQLLEAIDEALDIGRRSGVRVQISHLKTSGQANWHKIDAALEKIEAAIAEGLEVAADRYPYTAAQTDLDIILPDWAIQGGAEAELARLADSNVRKQIRDEVLEGRGEFGFSTVMIGSVENPKFHRFKGMKVDDAAKELGMEPVDALLHIIEQDKLRTGGIFFGMCEENMWRILAQPWVMIGCDASLRSPDGILSTDHPHPRAYGSFTKLLRASIDGQTVPLPEMIRKMTSLAAAQFRLKNRGELKAGNFADVVVFNSEAIAEKTTYQNPHQLSEGITTLLVNGTLTIKNGALTNKRNGRFLD from the coding sequence ATGAACTTTGACCTGCTGATTCGAAATGGAAGTGTACTCGATGGAACCGGAGCGGAAGCAGTACAGGCTGACATTGGCATTCGCGGCGAAAAAATTGTGGAGATCGGAAACCTTGCAGGAGCAGAAGCAACCACCATTATTGACGCAACCGGCCAGACGGTCTGCCCGGGATTTATTGATGTCCACTCGCACTCGGACGCCTACCTGCTGATTGATCCACGCGCGTCGAGCAAGGTCTTTCAGGGCATCACCACCGAAGTGTGCGGAAACTGCGGAGCGTCTGTTGCGCCGCAACTCGGAGATGCCAAACTGCCGTCCGACTGGCAGGACAAACCATTTCCCGGAACGTGGAGCACCGTTGCCGAGTATCGAAAGCTCTTTGAGCAAGTAACCCCGGCAGTTAACGAAGCCCTGCTGATCGGACACAACACACTGCACCGCGGCGTGTGCGGTTATGACCCGCGCGGAGCAGCACCCGACGAACTCAAAGCCATGAGCCGTGCTCTCGAACAGGCTCTCGATGAAGGCGGATTCGGCATGAGCACCGGCCTGATCTACCCGCCCGCCTCAGCCGTGCCGCGCGAAGAAGTCGTGACGCTGTCGAAAGTCTGCGCGGTAAAAAACAAAATCTACACTTCTCACATGCGCAGCGAAGGTAAACAGCTTCTGGAGGCTATCGACGAAGCTCTCGACATTGGCCGTCGCTCCGGCGTTCGCGTACAGATTTCACATCTGAAAACCTCCGGCCAGGCCAATTGGCACAAAATCGACGCCGCGCTCGAAAAAATAGAAGCGGCCATTGCCGAAGGCCTCGAAGTTGCCGCCGACCGCTATCCCTATACCGCGGCACAGACCGACCTCGATATTATTCTCCCAGACTGGGCCATTCAGGGCGGAGCCGAGGCAGAGCTCGCCCGGCTGGCCGATTCCAACGTTCGGAAACAAATCCGGGACGAAGTTCTCGAAGGCCGTGGCGAATTCGGCTTCAGCACGGTTATGATCGGCTCGGTCGAAAATCCGAAATTTCACCGGTTTAAGGGAATGAAGGTCGACGATGCCGCCAAGGAACTGGGCATGGAACCGGTCGACGCGCTGCTGCACATCATCGAACAGGACAAACTGCGCACCGGTGGAATCTTTTTCGGCATGTGCGAAGAAAATATGTGGCGGATTCTCGCCCAACCCTGGGTGATGATCGGTTGCGATGCATCCCTGCGCTCTCCGGACGGCATCCTCAGCACCGATCACCCGCATCCGCGAGCCTATGGGAGTTTCACCAAACTGCTGCGCGCGTCGATCGACGGCCAGACCGTTCCCCTGCCGGAAATGATCCGCAAAATGACCTCGCTCGCTGCGGCGCAATTCCGATTGAAAAACCGCGGGGAGCTGAAAGCAGGAAACTTTGCCGACGTTGTGGTATTCAATTCAGAAGCTATCGCGGAAAAAACAACCTATCAAAATCCGCATCAACTGTCTGAAGGAATTACAACTCTACTCGTCAATGGCACCCTGACCATAAAGAACGGCGCTCTGACGAATAAAAGAAACGGCCGGTTTCTGGATTAG
- a CDS encoding DNA-deoxyinosine glycosylase: protein MAEPETKPTLLINLAKKGNQQGSEKIKSFPFSADCRARILILGSMPGAESLRQQQYYAHPRNLFWEFMNDLFGAGRELPYEERLSVLRDNGVALWDVAHTCRREGSLDANMTEVEANDFQSLFALAPNIHSIFFNGQKAAKLFKKLVFPNLDKKTALVSLPSTSPANASISKTEKIKAWNQIQRACID, encoded by the coding sequence ATGGCTGAACCTGAGACAAAGCCAACCTTGTTGATAAATCTTGCGAAAAAAGGCAACCAACAAGGGTCTGAAAAAATCAAAAGCTTTCCTTTTTCCGCCGACTGCCGTGCTCGCATTCTGATCCTCGGATCAATGCCGGGTGCGGAATCATTGAGACAGCAGCAGTATTACGCCCATCCGCGCAACCTGTTCTGGGAATTCATGAACGACCTGTTCGGGGCCGGGCGCGAGCTGCCGTATGAAGAGAGATTATCTGTTTTACGCGATAACGGCGTTGCATTGTGGGACGTCGCGCACACCTGCCGGCGTGAAGGAAGCCTCGATGCCAATATGACCGAAGTGGAAGCCAATGATTTCCAGTCCTTGTTTGCGCTGGCACCGAACATACACAGCATTTTTTTCAACGGACAGAAAGCAGCCAAGCTTTTTAAAAAATTGGTTTTTCCAAATCTTGACAAAAAAACAGCTCTCGTTTCCCTCCCTTCCACCAGCCCTGCGAACGCATCCATTAGCAAAACTGAGAAAATAAAGGCATGGAATCAGATCCAAAGAGCCTGTATTGACTGA
- a CDS encoding type II secretion system protein: MKNKDGFTLVEIMFAVAIIGLLASIGIPSILHAFENAKDKTKQSHIATIEKAKSMLTLPELVYAYGRSLEDGAEFGEGDYTEENLMACIHTAETLEELKVDDNYLVPGNIGTKAYYTKTQPAYAR; encoded by the coding sequence ATGAAGAACAAAGACGGATTTACACTGGTCGAGATTATGTTTGCGGTCGCAATTATCGGGCTGCTGGCATCAATCGGCATTCCGTCGATCCTGCATGCATTTGAAAATGCAAAAGACAAGACGAAGCAATCACATATTGCCACAATTGAAAAAGCAAAGAGCATGCTGACTCTTCCCGAATTGGTCTATGCGTACGGTCGCTCCCTCGAAGACGGCGCCGAATTTGGTGAAGGTGACTATACAGAAGAAAATCTGATGGCCTGCATCCATACGGCAGAAACTCTGGAAGAGTTAAAGGTCGATGACAACTATCTGGTTCCAGGAAATATTGGAACCAAGGCCTACTACACAAAAACTCAACCGGCATACGCTCGGTGA
- a CDS encoding ferredoxin--NADP reductase: MFELPVNEVRFYTPDIFELSLEKGGYSFRPGQCAVLFNDVADSRPYSLASGAGEPLLRFLIRRISDGAVSRWLGERKPGDMVQVSAPFGDFCPDSGRSTTVFVATGVGIAPFLSVLRSSPNDPLHEKLLCLYGVRYRRDAVELALLSRLADLKLAVSREMVLSHFQGHVTALLRTPDLPLNADFFLCGYDAMIDEAFGCLNARGVALNQIHSEVFFTSARSRLT; the protein is encoded by the coding sequence ATGTTCGAGCTGCCGGTTAATGAGGTGCGTTTTTATACGCCGGATATTTTTGAACTGTCTTTGGAAAAGGGCGGGTATTCGTTTCGTCCGGGGCAGTGTGCAGTGCTGTTTAATGATGTTGCAGATTCTCGCCCGTACAGTCTGGCATCCGGAGCCGGTGAACCGCTGCTGCGTTTCCTTATTCGGCGTATTTCCGACGGAGCTGTCAGCAGATGGCTGGGCGAACGGAAGCCCGGCGATATGGTTCAGGTCAGTGCACCGTTTGGCGATTTCTGCCCGGATTCCGGCAGGAGTACGACGGTGTTTGTGGCCACGGGGGTTGGAATTGCTCCGTTTTTGAGCGTACTGCGATCGTCGCCGAATGATCCTCTTCATGAAAAGTTGCTCTGTCTGTATGGAGTTCGTTATCGGCGGGATGCTGTCGAACTTGCTTTATTGTCCCGACTGGCCGATTTGAAGCTGGCTGTTTCTCGCGAGATGGTGCTCAGCCATTTTCAGGGACATGTGACTGCGCTGTTGAGGACCCCTGATTTGCCGTTGAATGCGGATTTTTTCCTGTGCGGCTATGATGCAATGATTGATGAGGCATTTGGCTGCCTGAACGCCCGGGGGGTTGCTCTCAATCAGATCCATTCGGAGGTGTTTTTTACTTCAGCAAGAAGTCGGCTGACCTGA
- a CDS encoding pseudouridine synthase: MELQRLSKIMAQRGMCSRREADRYIEQGLVRVDGKVVSELGTKVLPSQDILLSGAGQAQQNALVTVLLNKPVGYVSGQAEKNYKPAVLLIKPSTHWNGDRSPLKFHRGQLRGMAPAGRLDIDSNGLLILTQDGRVARQIIGEQSSIDKEYLVRVQGRLSGDGLKLLNHGLSLDGKKLKPAKVSWQNKDQLRFILREGKKRQIRRMCELVGLKVVGLKRIRIGHVKLGDLPPGQWRYLGANEHF; the protein is encoded by the coding sequence ATGGAATTACAACGACTCTCAAAAATCATGGCACAGCGGGGGATGTGCTCCCGGCGCGAAGCGGACCGTTATATTGAGCAGGGACTGGTGCGGGTTGATGGAAAAGTCGTTTCTGAACTGGGCACTAAAGTTTTACCGAGCCAGGATATTCTGTTGAGTGGTGCCGGGCAGGCTCAGCAGAATGCTTTGGTCACAGTGTTGCTGAACAAACCGGTCGGATACGTTTCCGGACAGGCTGAAAAAAATTATAAGCCGGCGGTATTGCTGATCAAACCGTCTACTCATTGGAACGGAGACCGGTCTCCGCTAAAATTTCATCGCGGTCAGCTTCGGGGGATGGCTCCTGCCGGACGGCTTGATATCGATTCAAACGGACTGTTGATTCTGACGCAGGATGGACGCGTTGCCAGGCAGATTATCGGGGAACAGTCATCCATTGATAAAGAGTATCTGGTTCGCGTGCAGGGGCGGTTGTCTGGAGACGGGCTGAAGCTTTTAAATCACGGACTGAGTCTTGACGGAAAAAAACTGAAGCCGGCCAAAGTGAGCTGGCAGAACAAAGACCAGTTACGGTTTATTCTGCGCGAAGGTAAAAAACGCCAGATCCGTCGAATGTGCGAATTGGTTGGACTCAAAGTGGTCGGGCTGAAACGCATTCGGATCGGCCATGTGAAACTGGGAGACCTCCCTCCCGGTCAGTGGCGTTATCTGGGTGCGAATGAGCATTTCTGA